Below is a window of Yersinia kristensenii DNA.
CGAATTTGGTCTTGCCGTGAGTTTTCTTAGATTTATCTGACATAAGAGCTCCAATCAATTATATGGTGATAATTCCGGTGGCAATGCTATAAATCGCCGCGACCGCAGCCACAATCAGAACAATAAACAGGATTCTTTCGTAGCTATTAAACGCTTTTTGATGCTGTTCACGTTTAGCAATCAGATACAAAATCGTGCCTGGGCCGTAAATAATGGCCGACAGCAGCAAGTATTTCATACCACCTGCGTAAATCATCAGTGCTGAGTAGAAAGTGGCGATAATGGCAAAGATTAAATCTTTTCTATGGCCCTTCTTGTCGGTTTCATAAGTTTCACCAGTCCATGCCAATTTCAGGCCATAAGCCCCCACCAGCAGATAAGGGATCAACGTTAATGAGCTGGTTAATTCTAATGCGAGCTGGAAAGCATAATCGGTAAACAGTGTCAGAATTAAGAACACTTGAATAAAGATATTGGTCAACCATACTGCCGCGGAAGGAACAGAATTACTGTTTTCAGTCGCAAACACTTTCGGCATGCTTTTACTCTTAGCTGCTGAGAATAGCACTTCGGCTGCCAGCAGTGACCAAGATAAATAAGCACCTAATACAGAGATAATCAGACCCACACTAATGAAGATCGCCCCCCAGCGCCCCACAATCGCTTCCAGTACACCGGCCATGGATGGCTGGCGCAATGCCGCCAAGTCAGGGCGGAGCAGTACACCGTAAGACAACATGGTGATCAACACCAACAGGCACAGTACACCAATAAAGCCCAGAACAGTGGCGATACCGACATGACTACGTTCTTTGGCATAACGCGAATAAACGCTCGCGCCTTCAATACCTAAGAACACAAATACTGTCACCAACATGGTGCTACGAACTTGTGAGAATAACGATTCTGGTTCAGTCACCGCTGGCATCACTGCCGCAGCATGACCAACATAGCCGTAGTCATTCAGATGGGATAAATCAACACTCTTAACCACATCTGGCGTACCCCAGAAATTCAGTGCAAACACATC
It encodes the following:
- a CDS encoding amino acid permease, whose amino-acid sequence is MANSSTNKLSLPALTSLVVGSMIGAGIFSLPATFGRATGGFGALIAWCIAGGGMLMLAFVFQTLAQRKPNLDSGVFIYAKEGFGDYLGFAAALGFWAGTCIGNVSYFVLIKSTLGAFFPIFGDGNTIPAVLVASVILWGFHILILRGVKEAAAINTIATFAKIIPIFIFVIVLIFAFKGDVFALNFWGTPDVVKSVDLSHLNDYGYVGHAAAVMPAVTEPESLFSQVRSTMLVTVFVFLGIEGASVYSRYAKERSHVGIATVLGFIGVLCLLVLITMLSYGVLLRPDLAALRQPSMAGVLEAIVGRWGAIFISVGLIISVLGAYLSWSLLAAEVLFSAAKSKSMPKVFATENSNSVPSAAVWLTNIFIQVFLILTLFTDYAFQLALELTSSLTLIPYLLVGAYGLKLAWTGETYETDKKGHRKDLIFAIIATFYSALMIYAGGMKYLLLSAIIYGPGTILYLIAKREQHQKAFNSYERILFIVLIVAAVAAIYSIATGIITI